The window GTACATTGGTGTaagcggccgtcgtgctgTCACTGGAAAGCTGGTTTCCGGATAGGTAGGTGTTGTGGCTTGAACTGATGTAATAGCTCGCGAGTGGCCACGACAGGTCGCTTTTCTTCCAAGGGATACCTACGTTGCTATCTTGAGAGGTCATGTATTGCAGAAACTGGTTGAAATCGACGCTGGGCAGGTCGAGGAGCCGGATGGCCGATGGTGTCTTGTCATCGTTGTTCTGAACAACGTGGACGAACCTCTGGGCCTGCGACTTGGTCCATTCCTTCTCGGGGCCGGCATGTGACTCGAAGATGCGCTGCACGTACTGGAGGACGCATTGGCCAGGCGCCTTGACTGCATGGTGGAAGTCGTCGACACCACCGCCCGCCTGCCGGATTGAGTTGCTTCTGAGGCGTTGATCAACGGGAGCCATCCGTGCGGCGTTTAATCACGGCAAATAAATCGAAAGCTCCTCGGCGTTTGGCGAAATGAGAGGGGTTTAATGAGGATTTCTTTGAGGGCGTTGTGATCGTGAGGACGTcgaagaggaggggagagggggagtGGCACTCAAACGTTGGTGGTTCCTGCATTGACGTTTCAAGGCAGGCACAGCCGACCAGGTACCTGCTATTACTACCCTGGAGAAACGACCCGGCATGGCAAGTCAGGGCGGCAAGTACGACCGTAAAGGCTACGCTACGTTACGGAAGGTACTGCTACCATCCACCACCAGCCTACCCTGGAGCCGGCAGAATCACATTGTGAAGCGGTTATGCCCGCCAGTATCAGCATCAGGTAGATACCGCTGCGAAGCTTCACCAACAGTTAGTTTGTAGCTGGGTCGGCCCGTCTTGAATAGTATCTGGTTATGTAGTTGCTCATCCGTCACGGGCATTCCACATTCTGTGCTCGGTTACTACTTCgtgcctagtactccgtCTGTACCGGTACACCGTATATTCAATTGCCCTGATGTCATGGAGGTTAATGCAGCTGGCTCATACTCATGCTCATGTCTCACCGCCTCTCCCCTTGCCTCTCctctcgccccccccctcgcctTTCCTCATGCCACTTTGACACAAAGTCTTCCATGTCCACGTGAATTCGCACCCCCTTGTCTATCATGGTGCTGTACACGGACCGCAAGTCACCCGACTGCATTTCGTCCACCAGCGTCACAAAGGCCTCCATCATCACCTCTTTGGACCATGGACAGCATCGCAACGCCCTATAGAACACGTCCTTTGCCTTGGGTCGCAGCTGCTGCTGTGAGTGGCAGAATCGTAGGTAAGCAATCCAGAGCGCGACACTGGATCGGCACACGTCGCTCGAGACGGCGTGCTCGAACGCGGCCTTCGTGCTGTTGATGTTCCCGCGAGTTAATtcgtgctcgacggcaaaCACCCGACCTCCCACCGAGTCTCGGGCCTTGACGAGCACTTTGTCATAGAGCAGATGACGGGTCTCGTCGACAACACGAATGCTGGTGTCGGCCCACTCAAACAGAGTCAGGAATATCGTGTTTCGGGGAAACgcgtcgacgaagcgagcGAGCTGGTCGCGCAGGTACGCTCGTCGAAACGGCCTATGTGATTCTCGTCAGCACCAAGGATGAGCAGGCACCGGAGACGGATGAGTTTCGCCCACGTACCCCTTTAAGGCGTGGTGGTACAGCAGCATGGCGGAGAACTGGAGGAGCGATTCGAGAGCCGCACCCCTTTCATGCCTCAGCGCAGGAAATTTGGACGTCATCGTTTCAAtcacggccatggccgctgTAATGTTGCCCTGGGACGCAGATGATGGCTCGGTACCTCCTCTGCTGGTTAGATAGGACAGCAGTACCAGGCATTGCATGTTGACGCTGGCCGCGTTGAGGTTCTCCTCATATAGAAAACGCTCGACACTTGATGAAAAGGCTCGTTGAGCCTTGAGGATGACGGACGGTgagacgtcgccgtcgtctagTATTGGTTTCAGGAGCGAGTCATCGACGCATGCACATAGGCGGTTCGCGGCTGCACCTCGATTGCCACTCGAGAACTCTGTCCAACTCCACGTCTGAAACAACAAGGACGCGGTTGGAACGTGTCTGATCTGAATGAACAGGTTAGCATTGCCTTGACACCAGTCGACAGACTGGATTCCGTACGGATGGAGATTCCGCCGCAGATAGGAGCACTCTCTTGGCAACCTCGGTATTTTCattggcgagctcggcgagtgCGTACGAGCTGTATAGTTCGGCATCGGTAGAAAATTTCTGGAGCAGGGCCTTGGCGGGCTTCTTGATGGCTGTGGGCTCTCTTGCGTAGCAAACTCCAAGGTAATACAGACCCAAGGTAGCCATGTTGGCCGTCAGCACGAGCTGCTTCAACATGCGTTGAAGAAATGCAATGTCAACCCCAAGCTCGCGGTGAACTACCGAGAGATACTGGAACCAGCTGGTGCCACTGAACAGTAGGTTGGGGGATATGAGGGCACGGCAGTTGCCGCTGCTAAATACCGGGTCTTTTCGCTGCCATTCCTCGCTGCCATCTTGGGCAGCTTCCCAAGCCGGCTGCAGTTGGATGCTCGTATTAGCCCCCGTCAGGAACGTGTCGTCATTTGCCGTGTCTGTATAAATTTTAGAGGAGAAAGCAGATGGCATCCCGCAGAAAAGCAGGAAAGCATCGACCAATTGCGGCGTCGCATCCGGTAGCTTGTCATCGGGGATAACGAAGAGCCAGGGCTCAATATCAGGAAACGTTACAACCCGAAAAGGATCGTCTTCCATTCCTTCATCAAGTGTTCGAGCCGGCATTCCTGCCTTCCTGGACCAAGAACGTTCAACCACCCCCCAGGCCATGAACGCATCTCGTGACATGGGATTCTGCACCGGCTCATCCTTTGCCGGTTCGAGCGGTTCTCCTTTGCCACCGCTCTCGACGAATCGCTTCCAGCCTTGCGAGTTTTCATCTCCAAGTCGAGGCACTTCACTCTCCCAAAAGTCTCCAAAAGACTGCATTGCTTTCTCGTGGCCCAACTCCTGGTCAGGGTGTCGCAGCAAGCTCAGTTCAAGGAGCGCCTGCCATGCAGCCACGGACCGTTCCTTGTAACCGGCATCATGAAGGAAGCGAGTGGCCCTTAGGAATATATAGATAGCTTCCTCCACATCGTCCAAGGCTTGCAGTCCCGACCGCGAACGCACTGCACGCAAGCGATCCAGGAGCATATTCTGTACGCCGTCGAAGTCGACCTTGACGATGCTGGACATGATGAAGTTGAGATGCGTCTTCCACAAGGAAAAGCAGTGCGTCTCTTCTTCAGCACACTCGGACCATTTCTTGCTTGCCATCTTGTGATCCCAGATCttgacgccctcgcccaTCAAGCGGACCAACACGCGCTGCCGATCTGGACCAAGTGTCGTGTGGGAGAGAGCCGACTGGAGCATGTGAACCTTGATCTCACCGAAGCTGTGCGCCGCATTGTCTGTGGCCCTTTCGTCAATCGTCTCGCCCGCTCTTATCAAGTCGTCCTGGTGGTCGACAAGCTCCAACCACGCGTCAATATCGGAGGGAACCTCCTTGACACGTTTGTTCAGCTGCATGGACTTCCACTTCATCGGGTTATCTTCGTTTGTCTCGTAAATATCTTCATCcgagtcgtcgtcttccACATCACTCTGAACGGCTGACCGGCCACGCTTTGGTTTGATATCAATGGTTTTCCAAGAAGGTTTGTCATCTTCGCCCGAAGAATCACTGGCTTCTTGATCCACTTTGCGCCTCTTTTGGGACTCTAGTGGAATATATTCACCAGGGTCTTCAAGCACCCTTTTGCTGGCGCGCATCTTGACTGACCGGCGTTTCTGCCAACTCTTGGACCGTAGACCATCCTTGTCGCGAGATCCAGAGGGTCCATCGCCAGGGAATACAAGAGTGAAGGTGTCCATCGGTCCATCGTGATGTATCACCATTCGAGCGTCGGTCCCCAAGACCTTCCCGCGACCAAAGCGGTAGAACTTGGGGATTTTGTGGCGGTCCAAGCCATACTTTTGAACAAGCGGGTCACCCTTGGTGTCGAGAACGTACAGTCCAGGCACGGAAGAAGTAGAAACGTTGGATGTGGGTAAACCGTCTGAGAATTTTTGGCGAGAATCCGGAGCCTCCTGCGTCCGACTGCTTTGGCGTGATCGATCCCTCTGGTGGCGATCTTGGTGAGCATCGTCCTCTCGATGACGAGGTTGATGATCCCGACGCCGATGCTTGCTTGACCGACTGTTGCGAGCCTTTGCTTTGCTTTCATTTCTCTCAAGGATATCTTCTTTCTTCACAGAGCTTGAAGGCGTTACTCCAGATTTGAAAGAAGAAAACTTGGGTACGGTTATCTTCCTCTCATCGTCGGTAGCGGTCATTATTGACCAGCTTCATGTCAGGTCCCTCACGGCAAAAGTCAAAGGCCAAGTCCTAAGTACCTGTAGAGAGCCGCATTCGAGCCTAGAAATTATATGGAAGCCAAAAGCACCCTAGAAAGTGCGGTTGGAATCGTCCGTTGTCAGCGATATGAGTGGACGTGTGGTCGTGCTCCGAGTTGAAGATGGCGAGGTTCACGTGAGTTGTGCCAGCGGATTTACAGTGGGCAAGTCACCTAGTGGTCAACGGGAGCTAAGCTGTTACGTCCTAGGCCTAAGTACGTACCCCGCTGTGTCAATTATTAATTACAGGCTAATATTTCCTccaatacatgtacgttaGGCTGTATTATTACCCCCTGCgccgtactgtattaatgCCAAGTCGTACCAAGGTAAGTCATTACACTGACATTCTTACCTACCCATTGACGGGCGTTCACGAGAAACGCGTTCTCTACCACCCCCTCTTTCGCGACTCTCGTCGCCACCACTCTGTTGGCCAAATCCGGTGGCACGATACTCGAAGCACTTTAGGTGGGGGTTGCAGGTCTGATTGTCGCCCATCTACccgcatggcgacgacggcaatcGCCGCGATTTGGCTCCTGATTCCTGCCATCGTTGTCATCGCCGCAGCTTCAGCAGCCATGGGTCTGTTCGGTGGGAATAAGCTACCCGTTGAGGGAAAGGTGACACTCTCCATTCAACGATTTGTCGAAGATCCCCAATCTCATCTAGCCAGACGGTCCTCATCACCGGCGCGTCCGAAGGCATGGGACTGTCCGCAGCACAGAAGCTTGCTGCCCGGGGTGCCAACGTCATCCTCATCTCCCGCAACGTTGGCAAGCTCGAAGAGGCCCTTGATTCGGTCAAGGTTCGGCTCCCTTTCCCCTTTCACTCACCTCCATCATCATTGAGTTCCTTGCTCACCAACTTGATGTTAGGCCGCTGCGAAGCACCCCAGCTCGCAACGCTTCCACTacatctcggccgacgtATCTACGTCCTCGTACGCCGCTCCCGTCATCGCTGAAGCTATTAAGTGGAACAATGGAAAGTCTCCCGACATCGTTTGGTGCGTTGCCGGTACGTCGGTGCCCGAGCTTTTCGTCGACATGGATATGGAGTCACTGCGCAAGCAGATGAACGTGAACTTTTACGGCACTGCAGAAATGTCCCACGTTATTCTGAAAGAGTggcttgccgtcgatgcGCCTGTCGAGAAGGAGCCCAAGCATCTCATCATGACTACGAGCGTCGTTGCCCTTTATACCATCCCTGGCTATGCCCCCTACGCACCCTCCAAATGGGCCATTCGAGGGCTTGCAGACACAATCTCCCAGGAGATGTTGATGTACCCCCAAAACGTTAGAGTCCATGTAGTATACCCAGGAAGCATCCTCTCCCCCGGTTTCGACAGGGAAAACGTCACCAAACCCGCCATCACCAAGCTTCTGGAGGAAAGTGATCCGAAGCAAACGCCTGATGAGGTGGCCGAAGCTGCCATCCGCGGACTCGAAAGGGGTGACTACTTTGTCACAGTGAACTTCCTCGGCACCTTGATGAGATGGGGGATGATGGGTGGTTCGTTTCGAAACAATTGGGTCCTGGATACCCTTGGCGCTTGGCTGGTGTCCATTGTCTGGATGTTCGTCCAAATGGACCTACACGGCAAGATCAAGAGTTATGGCAAAAAGTACGGCcacccaagtacagccaAGAAGCATCAAGTTTAAAACCCAAGACCTCTTGTGCTCGCACGGCACGAGGTCCAGGTATCGCCTCTGAAATTGAGTTTTCCCTATTAAGGACGATGCCAGGTGCCCTACTATACGCCGCTCCACTTGCCAAATTTGACATACCGCTTGAACATTTCCCGCAAAATGGCCCTTCCGCTCTCATCCATGGCATCGTTAAGAATCTTTCTGCCCGCCGGCGAAGTGATGCCGAAGATCGAGTTCATCGCCGGCTCAAGTGCCTCCCTGGTGGCTCTGGGGACATTGTCTTCCAGCTGCAACTTGACGTAGTTTATCAGgaccatgtacatgtgcctgccAGCGGAGCGTTTAGCTGCATCCGTGACGGAGTCCAAGGCACTGTGGAGCTGAGAACGTGAGACAGCACCAGCCGTAGGTTCGCAGATCAGGGTGATGAGACGGGCGTAAGATTGCGCCTTTGACTCTTGTGACAacccatcgtcatcgtctttGGCGGCTTGCATTATGATCAGATTTCGAAGAAGCGCCTGGATTGTGCTCAGTAGCAGGTGGTAGTGACCCTCGAGCCGGAGTCTGTGCTTCTTGATGATGACCTCGACCAGCTTGCACAGCCAGGAAAAGGGTACGTCAGAGCTGTCGTTTTCCGGCGCGGATAGGAGACAGACCGCATCCAGCGTGAGCTCAATGTTCCACTGACCCATAGCTTGCGGTCTCTTCTCCAGCAGAGCGCGCAGGATGCGGCAGATATGCCGGGCGTGAGATGATCCTTTCATCAAAGAAATCGTTAACTGGCTATGAGCTGCCGCCAAGCTAAACCCCTTGGTCTGGGTTCGGACGTCTGCTGAATCTGCTCCACGTTAGCTTGAGAAATTCCTGTGCCGAATGGGCACCATACCTAAGAGTTGATCTACGACTGCTTGGATGGCAAGAAGTTGGCCGACTGCGTTGAAACTTTGATCAGGCTCGGGAAGAAGCTCCTTCAGGTACTGCAGTCGAGTTGTTTCGTCCGCATTCCCCGTAATAGACTGCACATGCTCCTTCAAGAGAGGTTCCCGAAGCTGACTCGGCAGTTTTTCCAAGCCGTCGTACGTTGCAGGGCGGGGCACTTCGTCCTCCTTGAACAAATATCGTAGTAAAACTTGAATCTTCCATCCTCTCAAGTCTCCATCTTGCATTAGCTGCTTGCTTTGGGCTTCGAGCTTCCGGATGAAAGAAGATTTTGCATCCACCCGCCCCACGAGATCTCCGGCTTGACTGGCCGCATCAACTGCAGCGAAGAGCGCCATATCGGCGAGAGGATCCTGAGCACCCAACAGCTGTTTATCAGACAAGAGAttgttggccatggccaggaCGAATTTCGCTAATGTCGATCTTGAGATATCCAACAGGGGGCCAAGTTCCGCATGGTTGTGGCAGTTAGGTGAACGCGCGAGTTCGGCAGTGAGAGACTTCAGTAGCGTCATGAATAACGGTCGTGCTGTCTTTCCACCGTCTCTTTGAGATGCGGCGTGCCCTACGCAGTCAGATACGAATGCTGAGGCCCCTTGAAAGTATTCGAGACTTCGACCGTCGATGTTTTCCGCCATTTGTCTGATCGTCGCAGCAGCCAGGAGAGAAAATCTCTCAACCAGTTCAAGAAAAGCCAGATGCTCCGTTGATCGTTCCAGGGTGACGGTAGGAATCGCCTcagcgagctcgacgaggtgtGCGAAGCTCATACCGGGATAGAATGTGGGCCGTGCCATTAGTTTAGTCTCTAGTGTCAGCACCAGTTTCCAGGCATCCAACGATATCCGTTTCGGGGATTTGACCATCTTGACCCTTCGTTTGCTCAGGGCCATCATGAGCCTCTCGCGCTGCGCACGATTGTACGCATCGAGCGGAATGCCTGTCAGGGTGTTTATCCACATCTGACCCTCCTCGCGTGGCCAtcccttcttctcctcggaATCTTCCAGCGCGACGACCAGACGATCAACAAGATCTATCGTAAGTTTTCCGTCGCTTAGATTCACTTCATTGCGCAGAATCGTATCCCAAAGCAACTGCAGCTCAGTACCCTTTTCCGTCGACAGAGCATTGGCCACGATGGGTGGCAGTTCCTCCTTCTTTCTGTAGTACATCGTACTGAACCTGCTGGCAGCGGATAGATGCCAAGATAGGTATTGCTTATATGCAGTTCTGGCTGACAGATCTAACTTGGCACCAGCATCAGCTGTAGAGAGCTCGCTCCTCTGCAAGCTCTTATCTGAGGCaatctcggccgcgagccgcCTGCTGAAGACTTCGACCAAGGTGGCCGCTTCGGTCATATGCTCGTCATCGGGGTACATCGAATCCCAAACCTGGTGACAACATTTGAATGCTTCAAAGGTTTCGGTGGAAAATATTGGCGAGGACTTCAGGATTTTGGCCATCCGACTCTTGACCGAGCTCCAAACGTCGGCTCTGTCATTTGGCGAAACCCAGGAGATGGTCCTGGACACGACTGTCCATTTGAGGGCGGTACGAGGAGAGCTCTTGATGGGGGCGACCAAATCGAAGAGCCTGCGCCCCACCGCATCTACAAACGACTCGCTTCGTAGTCCTTGAACAAGTGTGCTTGCGAATACACAGGTGGCCTTTGGGTGCGACTTCGGCTTCTGCGCCTCGGCCCATGCAATCACATCGAGCAGCTGAGAGGGTGAGAGCTCGGATTCCACGAAAGAATGAAATGGCTGCTTGGTGGCGGTGAGTTGCGCAAGTTCAAACCATGGTGAATGGGCGTCCAGGTTTTGCCCTTCAGCTGCGCACAGCTGTTCATACCACAATTGCAGAAAGCTCGGGAAGTCGCGTCTCGTTCGAAACCCTTCCGAGATGGCGCCAACGACGTCCAGGACAGCATTCCTATCATGGCCATCGCCTAGGGTTTGCTCAGCAATCCTTTCGCATACGTCTCCCCGTAATTTGACACCTTCATCAGACAGCTGAAAGATGTCCGGTTCG of the Drechmeria coniospora strain ARSEF 6962 chromosome 01, whole genome shotgun sequence genome contains:
- a CDS encoding Nucleolar 27S pre-rRNA processing protein — translated: MSTTNLIKTVRGLEQTGPGEKGENLQRLWSGLAASCDGRFHAAEESTLRWLLKSMNGSAPTAETLRRYPLSWTILACVFQRIPLYPLAKSLADRKFMAVLQQALKDASNPAAGFSSTPSKRKRTPTTDYILEELQSQHGCLETAHALFDSLKTLLDRLEITEGGYSRDKIGAEHIKSLFGTPAAESARIVAPALHTCAILLSDRLADNFDGAQDRIRIISSIWDLHLQGSDDTLEVATHLFRPAATILGRLGAFSSTHAVDTPDLLTTRWTGDLVAFMHRNFILPGRLAFVNMQTFEPFRNALDITTDIIHVSGPALYYLASGVSSRVTEGDLRKNNAEWMKRIFQAVEPIIRNRSDRSTLLQSILELAVQNSTPVDAEDLRRICRDYALQGAETNWQLMSKAAKCEPDIFQLSDEGVKLRGDVCERIAEQTLGDGHDRNAVLDVVGAISEGFRTRRDFPSFLQLWYEQLCAAEGQNLDAHSPWFELAQLTATKQPFHSFVESELSPSQLLDVIAWAEAQKPKSHPKATCVFASTLVQGLRSESFVDAVGRRLFDLVAPIKSSPRTALKWTVVSRTISWVSPNDRADVWSSVKSRMAKILKSSPIFSTETFEAFKCCHQVWDSMYPDDEHMTEAATLVEVFSRRLAAEIASDKSLQRSELSTADAGAKLDLSARTAYKQYLSWHLSAASRFSTMYYRKKEELPPIVANALSTEKGTELQLLWDTILRNEVNLSDGKLTIDLVDRLVVALEDSEEKKGWPREEGQMWINTLTGIPLDAYNRAQRERLMMALSKRRVKMVKSPKRISLDAWKLVLTLETKLMARPTFYPGMSFAHLVELAEAIPTVTLERSTEHLAFLELVERFSLLAAATIRQMAENIDGRSLEYFQGASAFVSDCVGHAASQRDGGKTARPLFMTLLKSLTAELARSPNCHNHAELGPLLDISRSTLAKFVLAMANNLLSDKQLLGAQDPLADMALFAAVDAASQAGDLVGRVDAKSSFIRKLEAQSKQLMQDGDLRGWKIQVLLRYLFKEDEVPRPATYDGLEKLPSQLREPLLKEHVQSITGNADETTRLQYLKELLPEPDQSFNAVGQLLAIQAVVDQLLDSADVRTQTKGFSLAAAHSQLTISLMKGSSHARHICRILRALLEKRPQAMGQWNIELTLDAVCLLSAPENDSSDVPFSWLCKLVEVIIKKHRLRLEGHYHLLLSTIQALLRNLIIMQAAKDDDDGLSQESKAQSYARLITLICEPTAGAVSRSQLHSALDSVTDAAKRSAGRHMYMVLINYVKLQLEDNVPRATREALEPAMNSIFGITSPAGRKILNDAMDESGRAILREMFKRYVKFGKWSGV
- a CDS encoding DUF1740-domain-containing protein, translating into MTATDDERKITVPKFSSFKSGVTPSSSVKKEDILERNESKAKARNSRSSKHRRRDHQPRHREDDAHQDRHQRDRSRQSSRTQEAPDSRQKFSDGLPTSNVSTSSVPGLYVLDTKGDPLVQKYGLDRHKIPKFYRFGRGKVLGTDARMVIHHDGPMDTFTLVFPGDGPSGSRDKDGLRSKSWQKRRSVKMRASKRVLEDPGEYIPLESQKRRKVDQEASDSSGEDDKPSWKTIDIKPKRGRSAVQSDVEDDDSDEDIYETNEDNPMKWKSMQLNKRVKEVPSDIDAWLELVDHQDDLIRAGETIDERATDNAAHSFGEIKVHMLQSALSHTTLGPDRQRVLVRLMGEGVKIWDHKMASKKWSECAEEETHCFSLWKTHLNFIMSSIVKVDFDGVQNMLLDRLRAVRSRSGLQALDDVEEAIYIFLRATRFLHDAGYKERSVAAWQALLELSLLRHPDQELGHEKAMQSFGDFWESEVPRLGDENSQGWKRFVESGGKGEPLEPAKDEPVQNPMSRDAFMAWGVVERSWSRKAGMPARTLDEGMEDDPFRVVTFPDIEPWLFVIPDDKLPDATPQLVDAFLLFCGMPSAFSSKIYTDTANDDTFLTGANTSIQLQPAWEAAQDGSEEWQRKDPVFSSGNCRALISPNLLFSGTSWFQYLSVVHRELGVDIAFLQRMLKQLVLTANMATLGLYYLGVCYAREPTAIKKPAKALLQKFSTDAELYSSYALAELANENTEVAKRVLLSAAESPSIRHVPTASLLFQTWSWTEFSSGNRGAAANRLCACVDDSLLKPILDDGDVSPSVILKAQRAFSSSVERFLYEENLNAASVNMQCLVLLSYLTSRGGTEPSSASQGNITAAMAVIETMTSKFPALRHERGAALESLLQFSAMLLYHHALKGPFRRAYLRDQLARFVDAFPRNTIFLTLFEWADTSIRVVDETRHLLYDKVLVKARDSVGGRVFAVEHELTRGNINSTKAAFEHAVSSDVCRSSVALWIAYLRFCHSQQQLRPKAKDVFYRALRCCPWSKEVMMEAFVTLVDEMQSGDLRSVYSTMIDKGVRIHVDMEDFVSKWHEERRGGGREERQGERRSNSIRQAGGGVDDFHHAVKAPGQCVLQYVQRIFESHAGPEKEWTKSQAQRFVHVVQNNDDKTPSAIRLLDLPSVDFNQFLQYMTSQDSNVGIPWKKSDLSWPLASYYISSSHNTYLSGNQLSSDSTTAAYTNVLLRGCRCVEVDVWDGNDSDSESSASSAGGDETKEMPKPKRQGTFNRLRKKLPGSLVAKFDKTSLGKKTEEKDGRKPEGKEVPKDGATAARSGTEEAAEESEEPQVSSLEPRVLHGYTLTKEVPFRDVCNAIRESAFTVSDLPLIISLEVHCNPQQQAVMVDIMKESWRGLLVTDTEPQTETPPTSLPSPDDLRGKILVKVKYAPPGAAAQETESGEDDRMSAEPGKTPKKPSKIIQELSRLGVYARAVTFKTWTQPEAAWPTHIFSLSENKFLDHHAKHGMELFNHNKSYLMRAYPSGLRISSSNLNPPVFWGGGYRPDIKSKPAQTGSTQRKSLTLAITFLAGQSIPLPADSSSAKRFNPYVKTEIHVDASHLSPLNDGHVHESEYKVRTRVHRGCDVDFAAERVSFDEIKGLVEELTFVRFTVRDDEFGRDDLAAWACIRLDRLGQGYRFIHLMDSKGTLTEGVVLVKVEKSLR
- a CDS encoding hypothetical protein (related to 3-ketosphinganine reductase), giving the protein MATTAIAAIWLLIPAIVVIAAASAAMGLFGGNKLPVEGKTVLITGASEGMGLSAAQKLAARGANVILISRNVGKLEEALDSVKAAAKHPSSQRFHYISADVSTSSYAAPVIAEAIKWNNGKSPDIVWCVAGTSVPELFVDMDMESLRKQMNVNFYGTAEMSHVILKEWLAVDAPVEKEPKHLIMTTSVVALYTIPGYAPYAPSKWAIRGLADTISQEMLMYPQNVRVHVVYPGSILSPGFDRENVTKPAITKLLEESDPKQTPDEVAEAAIRGLERGDYFVTVNFLGTLMRWGMMGGSFRNNWVLDTLGAWLVSIVWMFVQMDLHGKIKSYGKKYGHPSTAKKHQV